The window AGACCACagtaaagcaaacaaattaaaCAGATTAAACACCTCAAATCTGAGAGGTATATTGCAACCTCTAACATCAGCACACCTATTCCCCAGCACCTTCTGGAGTGTTTGGCAGCTGTGCCCATGCACATGGCAGAACTGAGTATGGGCTGgtttctctgctgtgctcacaGGGACAGCACCCTGCCTGAGTGCCTTAGTGAAGTAGCTCAGACTGCCActgtgctccctgcctggcATGCCCAAGGGTGCACGTGACTTACTTTTGCTACTGCTCTATCAGAAAGGTATCCAGCAGCAATGCTTCCCACCAGGCCCCCAATCTCCAAGGCACTCATGTAGGAACTGCCTAGAACACAGACGAAGCAAAGAGCAGCCCATCAGATTTGGTCAAAATAGAAAAGCTGCTGTGGGCTCCAGACCAGTCCCACTGCTGTCAGCTCACAGAGCActtgagcagctctgctggatgcAACCATCTGGCTCATCCCTGTTCAGGAATGCCTGTCTGCCAGTCTCAGGAATATCCTGGCACTGGGGTGCTTGGTGCATGCAGTAACTCCATCATGGAGTTATTTCAAAACCTGTGTGTATCTAAGCAGACAACTAGGAGGTGGGCAAACAAGTCCCTCATGTGGAAGGGCCTCTACCCAGGCGAACTCTGGGTAACACCTCCCAGATTGCAGCCCCAGAGCTTAATAACGCAGTTTTGCATCTTACCTACAAGCATGGACTGTCCCCTCTCCTGGATCAGGAAGAGCTGTCCCCAATCAGTACAGCACGTTTTCACTCCAAAAACGACCAGGTAGCCTGTTGAGAGCACCCAAAGGTAtggtgagagcagcagctctgtcaagGTGCTGTTGTCACTGGAGGAACCTGTAGGAAGGTCGGGAGGAGTGTTACCACAGTCCAAACCACACCACCCAGCAGACAGTTCTGCAGGCAGAATCAAAGCACGAGAACATCCCCACACAGGGAGGTATTCACAGCTGCTGAATGGTAGTGAATGGCTCTACCTCCCCCTTGTTCTGGTGATTTCAGAATCTCTTCTGTCATTTTATCCCACATTCATTAAAGATTTGAAAAGAATAATCAAAACACTACTCCCAGTAATTTTCTGTATTGCAGTTGACAGTAAATCCCTCACAAAGGGTGTTAGAAAAATTACCTCTAGATTTTTTGGGAGTGTTTTTTAGCTGTGCCTGTGAAAGGCACTGCACAGATccaaacaaaaatgctttcagatGCTACCTTGATTTCTGCATCAGTCTTCCAGGAACACCAACAAACCTGCTCTCCCCAGGGAATGCTCTGGGGAAACAATATTCTTTTCTTATGCAAAGAGGTCAAGTCTGGCACCACAGGCAGTATGGGACAGCATGGAACATAGGCTGAGTTTCCACTGGCCTTTAAAATCCTATTGAAAACCTGTGTTGCAATTCTCATCTACATGTTCTGCTTTCAGAGAAGCGCCACATTCAGTGGGTCTGAACAAACATTTACTAACTAGATGTCCTAGGTTAGGACAGAAACACTGAGCAGAGTCCACCGTGAGCTAGGGGTCAAGAGAGCTAAGGTGGGGTGAGGGGAGAACTGCCTGTCCTCTGCCAAAGCGGAGGAGCAGAAGGTCAGGCTTAAGGAAGCATTCCCTGCTGTTGTAGTTTTTCTCTCTGCACCACCCCACCAAAACTGCATTCACAATCTGAGCACACAAGGCTCCAAGAAAACAGAgatgctggcagcaggaagacATGACATATATGGGgagagccagccctgagcacctCAGCAACACGCAGGTGTCTGCTGGCAGGCTAAGGAGCAAGACTAACAGAGGGCTAACAGCAGgcttttcccctgctctgccacagtCTCAGGAATCCCAACACCAGCCCCTTCCCACAAGATCACAGTAGGCCTTGGATTATACAATTTCTACCTTCAGTTACCAGAATAAAGCAGCCAAAACCAACCCATTACCTCATACCTGCCAAAATGTGACTTCAGAAATTGGGGAGGATGGAGGTGTCGGTATGCTGAGAGTGACACACCTGTACCAGAATACAGACAGAAGGCACTGcatcttctgctgcagctgcctgcttgcACCGAAGTCACATGCTcacctttcttccctttcttggCTCCTTGTTCAATGTTGGGCAGCCCAACATCGGCCGGCTCGTTTTTAATCAGGACAAGGCAAACAAAAGAGACAACCATGCAGGTGAAGCCAGAGAAGGACAAAGTCTTGCGCCAATCGTAGTTCATAGACACAAGAGCAGCGACAATGGGGCCCAAGCCTCCAGCCAAGTTCATGCTTGTAGACAGGATTGCCCACCAAGTCCCAAACTGGGAAGGCTCAAACCACTGTGcaacaagaaaaacagcatGAGATGTAAGAGAGTGATAGCACACTTGAAAACCCTCCCTTGAAGCCCATGATGTGGGGTTGGGGCAATTCAGACACAGAACTCCAAAAGCAGGTAGAGGGAACACGCACACCTCACTGCTTTAGTCATGCAGGGAACTCCAAACGTTACTCAAGTGTCAGCCACAAGAGCTTGACAGGTGGTCACACTGTGAGCCAGCTCGAGGTTATTTCCATTTACAGACCATGAAACTGAGACGTGTGGCAGGAGAGGCAAGTTTAAGAGCACATGGTTTTGCGTACTCACTTGCTAGGAACAGCGTCCTCCTGGAGAGGTCTGCTGGCTCAGGAACTTGGAAGGATACGCAGAGAGTCACAGGGTAACTTTAGGACTCACTGTTGCATTAAGTATCAGACATGATGGGCTCCGTATTGCAACGAGCACTCAGAGCCAGAACCACTTGGGTGGCTCTTGTCAGCAGGAAAATGTCTGAGATCTACATTCATTAACATCTTCAGAAAATACCATGGCTGATATTTCTGTTATTTGGGCCCTTCTTTTCTGTGCATTCAACTGTCCTGCATAGCCCTCTCCTCATCAGTTAGGGGAGGCTAGGTGCCTCACAGAAGGGCAATAAAGTTGTTTATCTcttccccaccctgccccacaAGTACATGCAGTACATTCATTCCTGGATTTTACATCTTCCATGAGGGATCAGCATAAAGCTAACTGAACTCCTCTCCTTCTGTCCTTGGGAGAAATCAATCTGGTCCCTTCAGATTGTCACAAACCCCCAAGTACATACAGCTTAGAGACTCACCTCATGCCATTCCTCCATCTTATCCATTTTTCTATCTGAACCACCTGTGATTTGGAATTCCCAAGTTGCCCAAGCATGCAGATGGAACTGTGCTCACTGCCCCCTGACCCACAGCAAACCCTGACTTGTAGCAGCAGAGACAAGCAGTCCTGTGTGTCCACGCCTAAAATACTTAATTCCCACAAAGTCCGTCTCAGCGGGGCAGAACTGTGCTACCAGGAGATGTTACTCACCAAACTGAGCTACACTCAAGGCACATAGGGGCAAGGGCTACAGAGTAAATCTTTGCTAGAATAAGCAGATCCCCATGCACAGAAACTTGTTTCACCGGCAGCAAAATGCGGATAGCGCTCTAGACctcctgggctggaagggagtGAGAAAAGCTGCAAGTCCCTCTGGATTCTGGGCAAGCATGGTCTGCACAGCCCTGATGCCAGGACAGGTCAAGAGAGCAGTGGCAAGTTCCCCCACCTTTCTCAGCACTCACCTTGCGCAGGATCTTCCCGCAGGGcggccagcccagcccctgggccAGGCCGTTGAGGAACCAGAGCCCGGCGAAGGCCATGACGGTGGAGCTCCAGGAGAAGACCACGTTCACCAAGCCCACCATGAGGAGGCCGGAGGAGAAGAGCCAGCGGGCGCTCATCTGGTCCGAGAGGACGCCGCTGATGAACTTGCTGATGGCGTAGGCTGCAGACTGGCTGCTGGTGATAAGACCTGCGGCgggcagagcccaggggagCCTCAGCCCGCGGCACGGCCACCTCCGGGCCGGCGGGGCCGAGGGGCCGGCACCGACACTCACCCAGGTCGTCCTTCCCCAGCGGCACCTCGGCCATGACGGCGGGCATGACGAACGAGAAGGTTTTGCGGTTGAAGTAATAGAGCGTGTAGCCCACGAACATGGCCGCGAAGATCACGGCCCGGTACCGCCCGTAGCCGCCGGCCGCCATcgcgccgcgctccccgcgGGGCCGCACCGCTCCGGAGCGCGCCGCTCGcacggacggacggacggacggacggacacggccccgccccggcccgcggaagtcccgccccggcccgccccaGCTCCCGGCACACACGGCACCGCTCCGCACAGCCCTCGGGAAGTGTCGTTTTTATTTTTGGCTGAAGAGGCCAGAATGGAGAACAATGTCAGATGCACATTCGCAGCCGTCGGACCCCACTCGtgtgtgtggcagcagcagggacgCTCTGGAGGCAGGAGgtcacagccaggacagggacagggaaggtCACGCGATTAAGTCAGTCCAAGTGCACAAAACACcgaggaaggaaggcagttgCCATTGGACTTTCCAGGTTTGGTTGTTTGACCCGCATCACTGTCCCTGTGACTGACTACAGGATGTGCCGACATGGCCcatctttccctctcctctgcatTCAGTGTTGCCTTTTCTGAACTTAAACTAtgaacagaatatttttgtcAAGTCTCACTTCATGGTTCTTGGTCTCTGCTAAAGAACACAGACAGTTTTAACAAACAACCTATTGAAAACAGACACAGCCATATCTCAAAGCACACATCATCTGCCTTCCCAATTTTGTTCCACCTTCCCATGAATCCAAGTATTAATACACCTCCCACCAGCTGAAATCACACATTTGCTCTAAGTCAGGGTCTCATATGCAAAGACAACAGCATTTCAGGTCTATATCCTTCTGCAATCATCTTCACAAGAGGTGGGGCACAGAGTTTATGTTCCAAGTTACTTCCTACACCTTAAGATGTTTCTGTACTGCTTTCTCCCCACAGGAAAGTCACTTTGGTGACTTCTGTACTGAAACAAAGACAATTGTTGGTGGGCAGTCTGCCACACATAATAGAACAAAAACCAATTCACTAAGTTAGTAGAGGCAAAATCcgcagaaagaacaaaaaataaatttacatcTCTATCCCATTCTGTTGTCATTGTGTTCCATTTACATCATGACTAACCAGGTCcataagaaaaacaagaaagtaaCTATGAAATAAATAGATGCTGACACTCGTGGGATTTCAGGGTGTTACAATTCATcgtttttcctgctttctcctccagcttctgccttctcttttttGGACCCTGTGTAATGAAGCAAACTCAGTTTCACGCTGCAGTCACTTTCACAGCATGCAAAGCAGTACTGAGAGTCTCTGACATTTGCAAAATTTGCCACAAAACTTGCAGTCCATGGTACAGAGGTTTTGGGGGTTGAAGCCATGAACTCCCTGGCCCTGTTAAcagtgctgccctggcagcaggaacagcacagcaaCTCTCAAGCAGAGCCCATCTCACAGCCATGGGACTGGCTGCaaactgcagggacaggggcacaaAGCAGCAGTGGTGCGTAAGAATTCCACTCTGAACAACAAAAACATAGGAACAGCAAGGAACCAAAATTTGTCTTCCTATTTGCAGAACTAACAATGGATCAGTAGTCAGGGGTTCTACCATCATATTACATATTACAGCTAAAAATCTGCAAAGGAGCCCCCAGACACCCTGCACTTGCAGCTCCCAAGTTCCAGATCGTTAGCAAAACATTTACCCACCGGAGTCTGATCCAGGCTTATCATCTATTGCTGCTTTCTCAGCTGTAGGAGGTTCCTTGGCTGGATCAATATCCTCTGGTTTgtctatttttaaagcagaaataaacaaaagtcAAGGAAGAACACACAGGAAAGAAGGTGTAAGGAGATTAGGTCAGTAAGGGTGAGGTTAAAGCAGCCAGCTGTGGTGCCTCAGCAGGACTGTAATAGCTCACTCTCACAGCAGATCACTCTCCAACACTCAAGAGAAGCACCACAAAACTGCTCTGTATTCCCCTGTGAGTGCCAAGCTTTATGTCCCCTGAAGCCCTGGAGACTGACTGGTTGCACAGGCAGATGACCTTTGGAGCTGTGACTATGAGCAGGATCCCTTGCTCAAACCAGAGGAACCAGCAGGAATGCTGACAAACAGCACTCCAGATTTAAAAGGACCAGGGCACTTGAGACCTGAGGATCTCAGAAAGTTCAAAAAACTAAGTCCTAGTGCcccaagagattttttttttcctgggtccATCTAGGCCACAAACCCTTCTCGTCAACAATTCATTCTGCTCACTGATCTAGGACAGGGCCTTAAGTATTCGGCTCGGTACACTGAATGCCTTATCTTTCCTAGAAGTCAACAAGCCAGCAAGACAGGCACTGACTATCCTGGGAAATTTATAcgtaatttctgtttcttcacaaaaccccaaactcacCTTATCTCACAGTTAACTACTGTCCTCCCTTCTTTAGCTCCCGTTCAATCAAGAGAAACACCATATATTACATGTGGTAATTATATAATAGGGAATTACATACATGCTCCAAGCCTGCTACTTACCTTCTTGTTTCCCCTCCGTGGGAGGGATAGTATTCTCAGTCTCAGGGGCTGCTGTAGTATTCTTGCCTGAATCAGTTTTTGTGGCATTCTTCTCccttttgggtttgggttttgcaAACTTGGCTTTATTCAGGAGATACTGCACTTCCCTGTCCAGGGCTGCTATCTTGAACTCTATATCTTTagagagcagcacaggtttCTCAGTAGGAGTAAGCTTGTTCTGTTCAGCCAGTGTCTCATTTTTCCAAATCTGTGGGACGCGAGGGAAGAGGTGCTTTTGGAATGCTTCTGGGTTCCAGGAACTGCTGTATATCACAGTATCTCAAAGTCACTGCCCCTGGCTATTCTGCTTTACTCAGGACAGCTCTCCTCTGTGCTACATTTCCACCAACCTCTCAGTTACCCAGACataggaaaaagagaaacaaaacccagcGCCTGCCTTTAAAAACCGAGTGCAATCAGATCACCGGGCTCCCCCCCCACCCTGGAGATGATTCCACATGCAATACAGGAACCACCATTCCCCCCCGGCACAATGGGGTCAGGCTGGGCATTAGGAAACACTGAAACACACAAAAGGTTTGCTGATggcatgaaaacaaaacatgtacATTCTACTCCATGACCTTGAGTGAAAGTATAGGTCATAACCCAAACTGCCAccccaccctcctccagcatcACTCCATCCTTCAGTACCGTTGTTTCATTGATGGCTTTTTCCAGTGTACTCAGTTCCACTTCTGTGAATATCTGGTCAGACTCTGGAATCATTCGGGCTCCCCTTTTAGATAAGAAAGCTTATTTTTGTTAAGCCAAGCAGACTGCATTTTGGCAACTCAGTGGTCACAGCTCCAGTAATACAAAAACATCACAACAACCACACTGGAGCCTTCCTGTCCCCCATTTTGGACAAGAGGCCTGTTCACAGGTCCTGCAGAACAGGATACTGGGGAGCAGGGTTCTGCTCACCTTTCCTCAGGAAGTGCCACTGACTTTCACATTCACTCAGGTCTCattctgctggcagctcctACATGACCAGTTGCATGATATTCCTTCCCAAAAGCCTGCCCTTACCTGAGAAAGATGGTGGAGTGATTGAGAAGACTTTCCAGAGCAGCCAGGCGTTCTGGCCACTTTCTCCGCTCCTCAACACGGAAGAAAAGGTTCCTACAAAGCTTCTTCAGCTCTGAGAGCTTGTCTTTCAGCTCCTGAAgatgggagagagaaaggagacaGTTAGTTTGACTGCTGTCTAACACTGGCAACTTCAGAAGTTATAACTGCGTTTGTTTTTCACTCCATCAAATACACCATTTCAGTGCAGTAAAAAGAGCAACATGACAAAGCTTTCAGTCAACAGGTTCCTGCTGAAACTCTTGTAGAAACATCAGTGGCTGGGACAActtattttgttctgtgcatAATGCTCTGAAGAATCAAGAAACTCTCTCTCAAGAAGCAGATTACAAAGGCTCTAGCAGCCTCTGTGGTCACTTCCATGTCAGTGACAGCAGACTGGTATCCTGACTGCACACAGCAATACCTTTGTTGTAGCTGCATagccctcctcctccatccAACTGGAAGCCTCACTAAGCTTTTTGgaaatttcttctctctgctcctctgttgAGACAAACTGATACTCTTCTTGGTAAAGCTTGTCCTGAAAAAACAGCAAGAACTGGTCAAACATCACTGAGCCTGGAACCATAAAATGAAAGCACTCACTTGCAACTGGGCTGGGGTGCTGCCTGCACCCTCCCAAATCTGAGCTCTGCTCCTAGCATTGCCAGGAACACAATGGTAATAGACCAGGTATAGACACACCCACATCCCCTGATGGTAACGCCGCAACAGTCATCACTTCACACACACTTCACACTAGTTGCTTCTTCTGCACAACAGTTCCTGAGAAGCTGTAGCTTGTTTACACTCTGGGGACAATTGTTCAATGTGTTAGACATGCTGAAGGGAAGCTTCGTTTTGTATTGAGGAAACATGGGCCTGGGAAACCTAATAGCATTAGAAAAAGTGACTGAAAGACAAAACCTGGGCTCTTCAAATCAGCTTCCCCCAGCTCAAACAACTCCCCTGCACTCAGATCAGCCAAAAGCTATgcaaaacacttctgctgctctcctggaattCTCATTTCATTATATCCCTCTCTTACCTGGGTCTCAAAGATGAATGACTCCAAGCTGTTggctgatttttctctttcctgtttc is drawn from Vidua chalybeata isolate OUT-0048 chromosome 23, bVidCha1 merged haplotype, whole genome shotgun sequence and contains these coding sequences:
- the SLC37A4 gene encoding glucose-6-phosphate exchanger SLC37A4 isoform X2, translated to MAAGGYGRYRAVIFAAMFVGYTLYYFNRKTFSFVMPAVMAEVPLGKDDLGLITSSQSAAYAISKFISGVLSDQMSARWLFSSGLLMVGLVNVVFSWSSTVMAFAGLWFLNGLAQGLGWPPCGKILRKWFEPSQFGTWWAILSTSMNLAGGLGPIVAALVSMNYDWRKTLSFSGFTCMVVSFVCLVLIKNEPADVGLPNIEQGAKKGKKGSSSDNSTLTELLLSPYLWVLSTGYLVVFGVKTCCTDWGQLFLIQERGQSMLVGSSYMSALEIGGLVGSIAAGYLSDRAVAKVGLSSYGNPRHALLLSMMAGMCVSMFLFRITVTGDSPKLWILTLGAVFGFSSYGPIALFGVIANESAPANLCGTSHAIVALMANVGGFLAGLPFSTIAKHYSWATAFWVAEVTCIASTVAFFLLRNIRTKMGRISKKAD
- the SLC37A4 gene encoding glucose-6-phosphate exchanger SLC37A4 isoform X1 — protein: MAAGGYGRYRAVIFAAMFVGYTLYYFNRKTFSFVMPAVMAEVPLGKDDLGLITSSQSAAYAISKFISGVLSDQMSARWLFSSGLLMVGLVNVVFSWSSTVMAFAGLWFLNGLAQGLGWPPCGKILRKWFEPSQFGTWWAILSTSMNLAGGLGPIVAALVSMNYDWRKTLSFSGFTCMVVSFVCLVLIKNEPADVGLPNIEQGAKKGKKGSSSDNSTLTELLLSPYLWVLSTGYLVVFGVKTCCTDWGQLFLIQERGQSMLVGSSYMSALEIGGLVGSIAAGYLSDRAVAKVGLSSYGNPRHALLLSMMAGMCVSMFLFRITVTGDSPKENHFWTVALQPLADLTGLKEHELWILTLGAVFGFSSYGPIALFGVIANESAPANLCGTSHAIVALMANVGGFLAGLPFSTIAKHYSWATAFWVAEVTCIASTVAFFLLRNIRTKMGRISKKAD